Proteins co-encoded in one Verrucomicrobiota bacterium genomic window:
- a CDS encoding adenylosuccinate lyase, producing the protein MITRYSRPEMRSIWTDENKLKLWLEIELLASEALVREGVVPAGDFKKIKAGCDKWFADLPGLVARQRELEKVLNHDVIGFTTAVAEAINGKASRWFHFGLTSSDVGDTCYAVQMMQSADLLIADVKAVLPVIARRAKEHKFTPCIGRSHGIHAEPTTFGLKLALMHDEFTRALRRLEGVRDVVAAGKISGAVGTSAHLSPRVEAYVCKKLGIRPAPIATQVVPRDIHAEFHLAMALVGASIERWAVEFRHLQRTEVLEAEEAFAVGQKGSSAMPHKRNPITWERLTGLARVLRGNALAALENVALWHERDISHSSVERIIFPDSCALLDYMFGLLRRLMDGLVIYPANMKKNLGLSLGMWNSQTVLLALIRKGLTREAAYKLVQTAAMKAWEVKHAGRDDVDFLDVLMATPEVAQHFMKGELEKLCSLEFHFKEVNNRFRKLRV; encoded by the coding sequence ATGATTACGCGCTATTCCCGACCGGAAATGCGGTCCATCTGGACGGACGAGAACAAGCTCAAGCTCTGGCTCGAGATTGAACTGCTCGCGAGCGAGGCGTTGGTCAGGGAGGGCGTCGTGCCTGCCGGGGATTTCAAGAAGATCAAGGCCGGGTGCGACAAATGGTTCGCTGACCTCCCCGGTCTCGTCGCCCGCCAGCGTGAACTGGAGAAGGTTCTCAACCACGACGTCATCGGCTTCACCACGGCCGTCGCCGAGGCCATCAACGGCAAAGCCAGCCGCTGGTTTCATTTCGGACTCACGAGCAGCGACGTGGGCGACACCTGCTACGCCGTGCAGATGATGCAGAGCGCGGACCTCCTCATCGCCGATGTGAAGGCCGTGCTGCCCGTCATCGCGCGCCGGGCGAAGGAGCACAAGTTCACGCCCTGCATCGGGCGCAGCCACGGCATCCACGCCGAGCCGACCACCTTCGGGCTCAAGCTCGCGCTGATGCACGATGAATTCACCCGTGCATTGCGGCGGCTCGAAGGCGTGCGCGACGTCGTAGCCGCGGGGAAGATCTCCGGCGCGGTCGGCACCAGCGCGCACCTCTCGCCGCGCGTCGAGGCCTACGTCTGCAAGAAGCTCGGCATTCGCCCCGCGCCCATCGCCACGCAAGTCGTGCCGCGCGACATCCACGCCGAATTCCACCTCGCGATGGCCCTCGTCGGCGCGAGCATCGAGCGGTGGGCGGTTGAGTTCCGTCATCTGCAACGCACCGAAGTGCTCGAAGCCGAAGAAGCGTTCGCCGTCGGCCAGAAAGGCTCGAGCGCCATGCCGCACAAGCGCAACCCCATCACGTGGGAGCGCCTCACCGGCCTCGCGCGCGTGTTGCGCGGCAACGCGCTTGCAGCGCTGGAGAACGTCGCCCTCTGGCACGAGCGCGACATCAGCCACAGCAGCGTCGAACGCATCATTTTCCCCGACAGTTGCGCGCTGCTGGATTACATGTTCGGCTTGCTCAGGCGCCTGATGGACGGCCTGGTCATCTATCCCGCGAACATGAAGAAGAACCTCGGCCTCTCACTCGGCATGTGGAACAGCCAGACCGTGCTTCTCGCCCTCATCCGCAAAGGACTCACCCGGGAAGCCGCCTACAAGCTCGTGCAAACCGCCGCGATGAAAGCGTGGGAAGTCAAACACGCCGGCCGCGACGACGTCGATTTCCTCGACGTGCTCATGGCGACGCCCGAAGTCGCACAGCATTTCATGAAAGGCGAACTGGAAAAACTCTGCTCCCTGGAGTTTCACTTCAAGGAAGTGAACAACCGGTTTAGAAAGCTGCGGGTATGA
- the msrB gene encoding peptide-methionine (R)-S-oxide reductase MsrB produces the protein MKETQTTVTNPAGSSTKSDADWRKELTPDQYHVLRQAGTERPFGPAYEEFNRQGPGLYSCAGCGAELFSSREKFDSHCGWPSFYDPSNAKNVVTREDVTMGMVRVEVLCAKCGGHLGHVFKGEGFKTPTDLRYCINGIALKFTPGPIAPGEADIPAKR, from the coding sequence ATGAAAGAAACCCAGACCACGGTGACCAACCCGGCGGGCTCGAGCACGAAGTCCGATGCGGACTGGCGCAAGGAACTCACGCCCGACCAATATCACGTGCTCAGGCAGGCGGGCACGGAGCGGCCGTTCGGGCCCGCTTACGAGGAGTTCAACAGGCAGGGCCCGGGCCTCTACAGCTGCGCGGGGTGTGGCGCCGAACTGTTTTCGTCGAGGGAGAAGTTCGATTCGCACTGTGGCTGGCCGTCGTTCTACGACCCCTCGAACGCGAAAAACGTCGTGACCCGCGAGGATGTGACGATGGGGATGGTGCGCGTCGAGGTGCTCTGCGCGAAGTGCGGCGGGCATCTGGGCCACGTGTTCAAAGGGGAGGGCTTCAAGACGCCGACAGACCTGCGCTACTGCATCAACGGCATCGCCCTGAAATTCACGCCCGGGCCCATCGCGCCGGGTGAGGCTGACATCCCCGCGAAACGCTGA